The Zingiber officinale cultivar Zhangliang chromosome 10A, Zo_v1.1, whole genome shotgun sequence genome contains a region encoding:
- the LOC122027166 gene encoding phosphatidylinositol N-acetylglucosaminyltransferase subunit A-like isoform X1 produces the protein MDQQRKHSILMVSDFFYPNFGGVESHIYYLSQCLLKLGHKVVVMTHSYGKRTGVRYVTNGLKVYYVPWRAFLMQNTLPTFYLTLPIIRTILIRERISIVHGHQAFSTLCHEALMHARTMGYKVVFTDHSLYGFADVGSIHMNKVLQFTLADISQAICVSHTSKENTVLRSGITPNRVFVVPNAVDTAMFTPSTCRLSCDEIVIVVISRLVYRKGADLLVEVIPEVCHLFSNVRFIVGGDGPKRVRLEEMREKHSLQDRVEMLGAVPHARVRSVLISGHIFLNSSLTEAFCIAILEAASCGLLTVSTRVGGVPEVLPDDMIVLSEPDPGDMVHAIRKAIVMLPSIDPYAMHQRMKKLYSWHDVAKRTEIVYDRALQSSDENLLRRLPRYLKCGSWAGKMFCLVMIVNFLLWCLLDSWQPVESIEEVPDLVFIRNENEDVVHDSI, from the exons ATGGATCAACAACGGAAGCACAGTATCTTGatggtttctgatttcttctacCCAAACTTTGGTGGTGTGGAAAGCCATATCTATTATCTATCTCAATGCTTGCTTAAGCTTGGCCACAAG GTGGTGGTTATGACACATTCATATGGTAAGCGAACTGGAGTACGATATGTAACCAATGGTTTGAAAGTTTATTATGTGCCATGGAGAGCATTTCTTATGCAGAATACATTACCAACCTTTTATTTGACACTTCCCATCATAAGGACCATTCTAATTCGGGAGAGGATATCCATTGTTCACGGCCATCAGGCCTTTTCAACTCTTTGCCATGAAGCACTGATGCATGCCAGAACCATGGGTTACAAAGTCGTATTCACGGATCATTCACTATATGGTTTTGCTGATGTTGGAAGCATTCACATGAATAAGGTGTTGCAGTTTACTCTGGCTGACATTAGTCAAGCTATATGTGTTTCTCATACTAGTAAGGAGAACACAGTTTTGAGATCTGGGATAACACCTAACAGGGTCTTCGTGGTGCCTAATGCTGTGGATACTGCTATGTTCACTCCTTCTACTTGTAGACTCAGCTGTGATGAAATTGTTATTGTTGTCATAAGTAGATTGGTGTACCGAAAAGGTGCTGACCTCCTTGTCGAGGTCATTCCAGAAGTTTGCCACCTCTTttcaaat GTTCGTTTCATAGTTGGAGGAGATGGCCCCAAACGTGTACGGTTAGAAGAGATGAGGGAGAAGCACTCTCTTCAAGATAGAGTCGAAATGTTAGGTGCTGTGCCACATGCTCGAGTGCGATCTGTTCTGATTTCTGGCCATATATTTCTAAATAG TTCCCTTACAGAAGCTTTTTGCATAGCTATTTTGGAAGCTGCTAGCTGCGGTTTGTTAACTGTAAGCACAAGAGTTGGAGGCGTCCCAGAG GTCCTTCCAGATGACATGATTGTGCTTTCAGAACCTGATCCCGGTGATATGGTCCATGCTATTAGAAAAGCTATCGTTATGCTTCCAAGTATTGATCCATATGCTATGCACCAACGT ATGAAGAAGCTTTATAGTTGGCATGATGTGGCCAAAAGGACAGAGATTGTCTATGATCGTGCTTTACAGTCATCTGATGAAAATCTGTTGCGGCGCCTGCCACG ATACTTAAAATGCGGGAGTTGGGCAGGCAAGATGTTTTGCTTGGTTATGATTGTCAATTTTCTGCTATGGTGCCTCTTGGATTCGTGGCAG CCTGTTGAAAGCATCGAAGAGGTTCCTGACCTGGTGTTTATTCGCAATGAgaacgaagatgttgtgcatgacTCGATTTAA
- the LOC122027166 gene encoding phosphatidylinositol N-acetylglucosaminyltransferase subunit A-like isoform X2: MTHSYGKRTGVRYVTNGLKVYYVPWRAFLMQNTLPTFYLTLPIIRTILIRERISIVHGHQAFSTLCHEALMHARTMGYKVVFTDHSLYGFADVGSIHMNKVLQFTLADISQAICVSHTSKENTVLRSGITPNRVFVVPNAVDTAMFTPSTCRLSCDEIVIVVISRLVYRKGADLLVEVIPEVCHLFSNVRFIVGGDGPKRVRLEEMREKHSLQDRVEMLGAVPHARVRSVLISGHIFLNSSLTEAFCIAILEAASCGLLTVSTRVGGVPEVLPDDMIVLSEPDPGDMVHAIRKAIVMLPSIDPYAMHQRMKKLYSWHDVAKRTEIVYDRALQSSDENLLRRLPRYLKCGSWAGKMFCLVMIVNFLLWCLLDSWQPVESIEEVPDLVFIRNENEDVVHDSI, translated from the exons ATGACACATTCATATGGTAAGCGAACTGGAGTACGATATGTAACCAATGGTTTGAAAGTTTATTATGTGCCATGGAGAGCATTTCTTATGCAGAATACATTACCAACCTTTTATTTGACACTTCCCATCATAAGGACCATTCTAATTCGGGAGAGGATATCCATTGTTCACGGCCATCAGGCCTTTTCAACTCTTTGCCATGAAGCACTGATGCATGCCAGAACCATGGGTTACAAAGTCGTATTCACGGATCATTCACTATATGGTTTTGCTGATGTTGGAAGCATTCACATGAATAAGGTGTTGCAGTTTACTCTGGCTGACATTAGTCAAGCTATATGTGTTTCTCATACTAGTAAGGAGAACACAGTTTTGAGATCTGGGATAACACCTAACAGGGTCTTCGTGGTGCCTAATGCTGTGGATACTGCTATGTTCACTCCTTCTACTTGTAGACTCAGCTGTGATGAAATTGTTATTGTTGTCATAAGTAGATTGGTGTACCGAAAAGGTGCTGACCTCCTTGTCGAGGTCATTCCAGAAGTTTGCCACCTCTTttcaaat GTTCGTTTCATAGTTGGAGGAGATGGCCCCAAACGTGTACGGTTAGAAGAGATGAGGGAGAAGCACTCTCTTCAAGATAGAGTCGAAATGTTAGGTGCTGTGCCACATGCTCGAGTGCGATCTGTTCTGATTTCTGGCCATATATTTCTAAATAG TTCCCTTACAGAAGCTTTTTGCATAGCTATTTTGGAAGCTGCTAGCTGCGGTTTGTTAACTGTAAGCACAAGAGTTGGAGGCGTCCCAGAG GTCCTTCCAGATGACATGATTGTGCTTTCAGAACCTGATCCCGGTGATATGGTCCATGCTATTAGAAAAGCTATCGTTATGCTTCCAAGTATTGATCCATATGCTATGCACCAACGT ATGAAGAAGCTTTATAGTTGGCATGATGTGGCCAAAAGGACAGAGATTGTCTATGATCGTGCTTTACAGTCATCTGATGAAAATCTGTTGCGGCGCCTGCCACG ATACTTAAAATGCGGGAGTTGGGCAGGCAAGATGTTTTGCTTGGTTATGATTGTCAATTTTCTGCTATGGTGCCTCTTGGATTCGTGGCAG CCTGTTGAAAGCATCGAAGAGGTTCCTGACCTGGTGTTTATTCGCAATGAgaacgaagatgttgtgcatgacTCGATTTAA